The Saccharothrix variisporea genome has a segment encoding these proteins:
- a CDS encoding NAD(P)/FAD-dependent oxidoreductase gives MHHEVVIIGGGAAGISTAARLRRLGRDVALVEPSDVHHYQPLWTLIGGGRAPAGASARPMRKLVPRGTHWLRTAAVGVDPFERRVDLADGTSLRYARLVVCPGLQLDWHRLDGLVEALGHDGVASNYSASYAPLTWEFIQRTRSGTAVFTMPSGPIKCGGAPQKIAYLAADHWRETGVLKDIDIHLVLPTPAMFAVPEYASVLEGVARRYGIHVHLESEAVAVRSSRDVVVRGPDGVTTLPYSFAHLVPPQSAPDWIKSSALAGLSGYVDVDGSTLRHNEFPDVFALGDVAGTPNSKTGAAVRKQVPVVVANLLASLAGHDLPGVYDGYASCPITTGRRTLLLAEFDYTGRPRPSIPFLNTMREITDHTVFKRRVLPWLYWGLMLRGLA, from the coding sequence ATGCACCACGAGGTCGTGATCATCGGCGGCGGCGCGGCCGGCATCTCCACGGCGGCCCGATTACGCCGGCTCGGCCGGGACGTCGCCCTGGTGGAACCCTCCGACGTGCACCACTACCAGCCGTTGTGGACGCTGATCGGCGGCGGGCGGGCGCCGGCCGGTGCGTCGGCCCGTCCGATGCGCAAGCTCGTGCCGCGCGGAACGCACTGGCTTCGGACGGCCGCGGTCGGCGTGGACCCGTTCGAGCGGCGGGTGGACCTGGCCGACGGGACGTCGCTCCGCTACGCACGGCTGGTCGTGTGCCCCGGCCTCCAACTCGACTGGCACCGCCTGGACGGCCTGGTCGAGGCACTCGGCCACGACGGCGTCGCCAGCAACTACTCCGCGTCGTACGCGCCGCTGACCTGGGAGTTCATCCAGCGGACCCGGTCGGGCACGGCCGTGTTCACCATGCCCTCCGGCCCGATCAAGTGCGGTGGGGCACCGCAGAAGATCGCCTACCTCGCCGCCGACCACTGGCGTGAGACGGGCGTGCTGAAGGACATCGACATCCACCTGGTGCTGCCCACGCCCGCGATGTTCGCCGTGCCGGAGTACGCGTCGGTGCTGGAGGGCGTGGCCCGGCGGTACGGCATCCACGTGCACCTGGAGAGCGAGGCCGTGGCCGTGCGGTCCTCGCGGGACGTCGTGGTGCGCGGCCCTGACGGCGTGACGACGCTGCCGTACTCCTTCGCCCACCTCGTGCCGCCGCAGAGCGCACCCGACTGGATCAAGTCCTCCGCGCTGGCCGGACTGTCCGGGTACGTGGACGTGGACGGGTCCACGCTGCGGCACAACGAGTTCCCGGACGTGTTCGCGTTGGGCGACGTGGCCGGCACCCCGAACTCCAAGACCGGCGCGGCCGTGCGCAAGCAAGTCCCGGTGGTGGTGGCCAACCTGCTGGCGTCCCTGGCCGGCCACGACCTGCCCGGCGTCTACGACGGGTACGCGTCCTGCCCGATCACCACCGGGCGACGGACGCTGCTGCTGGCCGAGTTCGACTACACGGGACGTCCACGCCCGTCGATCCCGTTCCTGAACACCATGCGCGAAATCACCGACCACACCGTCTTCAAGCGGCGGGTTCTGCCCTGGCTGTACTGGGGGTTGATGCTGCGGGGGCTCGCCTGA
- a CDS encoding GntR family transcriptional regulator, whose translation MTSRTLDRSASTPLWRQLQDDLVTRLRSGEFQAGFPGELALMDDYGVSRHTVRQALQRLRAEGLVVAERGRQPRVSAAAAVEQPLDTLYSLFASVEAAGMEQRSVVRVLDVRADGVVADRLDLEGSTPLVHLERLRLADGEPFAIDRVWLPADLARPLLTADFTHTSLYAVLAERTGVRLDGSRETIKAVVPTAAERALLGCGPDVACLSIHRQGSSGGRPVEWRHTMVRGDRFAVTSEFPAVGPRPTRSVTHR comes from the coding sequence ATGACGTCCCGCACGCTGGACCGGTCCGCCTCCACGCCGCTGTGGCGGCAACTCCAGGACGACCTCGTCACCCGGCTGCGGTCGGGCGAGTTCCAGGCGGGCTTCCCCGGCGAGCTCGCCCTCATGGACGACTACGGGGTCAGCCGGCACACCGTGCGGCAGGCGTTGCAGCGGCTGCGTGCCGAGGGCCTGGTGGTCGCCGAACGCGGACGTCAGCCGAGGGTCAGCGCCGCTGCCGCCGTCGAGCAGCCGCTGGACACGCTCTACAGCCTGTTCGCCTCGGTCGAGGCGGCGGGCATGGAGCAGCGCAGCGTCGTGCGGGTGCTCGACGTGCGCGCGGACGGCGTCGTGGCCGACCGCCTCGACCTCGAAGGATCCACCCCGCTGGTGCACCTGGAACGGCTGCGGCTGGCCGATGGGGAGCCGTTCGCGATCGACCGGGTGTGGCTGCCGGCCGACCTCGCGAGGCCGCTGCTGACCGCCGACTTCACGCACACCAGCCTGTACGCGGTGCTCGCGGAACGGACCGGCGTCCGCCTGGACGGGAGCCGGGAGACGATCAAGGCCGTGGTCCCCACCGCCGCCGAACGCGCGCTGCTGGGGTGCGGCCCGGACGTGGCGTGCCTGTCGATCCACCGGCAGGGCAGCTCGGGCGGGCGGCCCGTGGAGTGGCGGCACACGATGGTGCGTGGCGACCGGTTCGCGGTGACCTCCGAGTTCCCGGCGGTGGGTCCCCGGCCGACGAGGTCTGTGACACACCGCTGA
- a CDS encoding MBL fold metallo-hydrolase, whose translation MDVETIGTASLGDRSYLVHDGEVALVVDPQRDLDRVEEVAARLGVRITHVAETHVHNDYVTGGLALSRRHDAQYLVAAAEDVAYERLAVHPGDTLSVGALSVTAVATPGHTPHHLAYVVGRDARQAVFSGGSLLYGSVGRTDLMSPSLTVDLTHAQYRSARALASLALETATLHPTHGFGSFCSSGPASGADASTIGEQLRTNHALTDPDEQHFVTSLIANLSAYPSYYSHMAPLNRVGPSAADLTVPAPLRPAEVVDRVAAGHWVVDLRSRVAFAAGHLRGTVGFEYGTSFATYLGWILPWGEPVTLLGSEEDVRAAIRDLSRIGIDHPSASFGDPTSWQTAPDIVSYRRAGWSALVDATSPVVLDVRRPEEFASGHIVGALNIPLHELPHRLGEIPAGTVWVHCASGYRAGVAASLLHRAGREVVHLDADWSQVHGVPTT comes from the coding sequence ATGGACGTCGAGACGATCGGCACCGCTTCGCTGGGCGACCGGAGCTACCTGGTGCACGACGGCGAGGTGGCCCTGGTCGTGGACCCGCAGCGCGACCTGGACCGGGTGGAGGAGGTCGCGGCCCGGCTGGGCGTGCGGATCACGCACGTCGCCGAGACCCACGTGCACAACGACTACGTCACCGGCGGCCTGGCCCTGTCCCGGCGGCACGACGCGCAGTACCTCGTGGCCGCCGCCGAGGACGTGGCCTACGAGCGGCTGGCCGTGCACCCCGGCGACACGCTCTCCGTGGGCGCGTTGTCGGTGACCGCCGTCGCCACCCCCGGCCACACCCCGCACCACCTGGCCTACGTCGTCGGGCGGGACGCTCGGCAGGCCGTGTTCTCCGGCGGCAGCCTGCTGTACGGGTCGGTCGGCCGGACGGACCTGATGTCCCCTTCTCTCACCGTCGACCTGACCCACGCCCAGTACCGCTCGGCACGCGCTTTGGCGTCCCTGGCGCTGGAGACCGCGACCCTGCACCCGACGCACGGTTTCGGCAGCTTCTGCTCGTCGGGTCCGGCGAGCGGGGCGGACGCGTCCACGATCGGCGAGCAGCTGCGGACCAACCACGCGCTCACCGACCCCGACGAGCAGCACTTCGTGACGAGCTTGATCGCGAACCTCAGCGCGTACCCGTCGTACTACTCGCACATGGCGCCCCTGAACCGCGTCGGGCCGTCCGCCGCCGACCTGACCGTGCCGGCACCGCTGCGTCCGGCGGAGGTGGTCGATCGGGTCGCCGCCGGGCACTGGGTGGTGGACCTGCGGTCGCGCGTGGCGTTCGCCGCGGGGCACCTGCGCGGGACGGTCGGCTTCGAGTACGGCACCAGCTTCGCGACCTACCTGGGGTGGATCCTGCCGTGGGGCGAGCCGGTGACGTTGCTCGGGTCGGAGGAGGACGTGCGGGCAGCGATCCGAGATCTGTCCCGCATCGGCATCGACCACCCATCGGCGTCCTTCGGCGACCCCACGTCCTGGCAGACCGCGCCCGACATCGTCTCCTACCGGCGCGCGGGCTGGTCCGCCCTGGTTGACGCCACCTCCCCGGTCGTCCTGGACGTGCGTCGCCCGGAGGAGTTCGCGTCCGGCCACATCGTCGGCGCCCTCAACATCCCCCTGCACGAGTTGCCGCACCGCCTGGGCGAGATCCCGGCCGGCACGGTGTGGGTGCACTGCGCGTCGGGCTACCGGGCGGGCGTGGCGGCGAGCCTGCTGCACCGCGCGGGTCGCGAGGTCGTGCACCTGGACGCCGACTGGTCACAGGTCCACGGCGTGCCGACAACATGA
- a CDS encoding sulfite exporter TauE/SafE family protein: protein MTALCLALVAGAVVGLSLGALGAGGSVLTVPALIYFLHFTPQQATTAALAIVLTTSLTALYTHARAGAVRWRLGLLFAAAGVAPAALAGTYHSRLPATALTCAFALVATAAAVVMLRKPTPTQQVRPLRAAGVGAGLGALTGFLGVGGGFLTVPALVGALAVPMTTAVGTSLLVISVNAGTAFAVRLGTVATLNWTLIGPFAATALLGAWDGKRLATKIRPTTLRKLFAITLLGVAAFMLTDALLL from the coding sequence ATGACCGCGCTGTGCCTGGCCTTGGTCGCCGGCGCGGTGGTGGGCCTCTCGCTGGGTGCCCTGGGTGCCGGCGGCAGCGTCCTCACCGTGCCCGCGCTGATCTACTTCCTGCACTTCACACCCCAACAGGCGACGACCGCGGCCCTGGCGATCGTCCTCACGACATCCTTGACGGCCCTCTACACCCACGCCCGCGCAGGCGCAGTCCGCTGGCGCCTGGGCCTGCTCTTCGCCGCGGCGGGCGTGGCCCCCGCCGCCTTGGCAGGCACCTACCACTCCCGCCTCCCGGCTACCGCTCTGACCTGCGCTTTCGCCCTCGTCGCCACCGCAGCCGCCGTAGTCATGCTCCGCAAACCCACCCCCACCCAACAGGTCCGCCCCCTACGCGCCGCCGGCGTAGGCGCCGGCTTGGGTGCGCTCACCGGCTTCCTGGGCGTAGGCGGCGGCTTCCTCACCGTCCCGGCCTTGGTAGGCGCACTGGCCGTCCCCATGACCACCGCCGTAGGCACCAGCCTCTTGGTGATCAGCGTCAACGCCGGCACCGCCTTCGCCGTCCGCCTGGGCACGGTCGCCACCCTGAACTGGACGTTGATCGGCCCCTTCGCCGCGACAGCCCTGCTAGGCGCGTGGGACGGCAAGCGCCTGGCCACCAAGATCCGCCCCACCACGCTGCGCAAACTCTTCGCCATCACCCTGCTAGGCGTAGCGGCCTTCATGCTCACCGACGCCCTACTCCTCTAA
- a CDS encoding pectate lyase family protein, translating into MSRTISRALAAAVAVAAASAVAVVPAQAASFNLEGWATQGGGTTGGGSATPVTVSTASAFVSAVGSSSAAVIRVSGTITLSSMTRVTSNKTIIGVGSTATITGQGLNISNASNVIVRNLNFRNWGDDAINVQYSTRVWVDHNSFSSGYDGAVDVKRASDYVTVSWNKFSSHNKTMLLGHDDGNGGEDRGKLRVSYHHNWFNGTQQRHPRVRFGNPVHVYNNYYGGVTDYGVASTMEAGVLVEGNYFENTRDPFHRGEGDSPAANLVARNNYFVASGSGDQGGTVKTIPYGYSLDPASNVKSIVTGGAGTGKISS; encoded by the coding sequence ATGTCCCGCACGATCTCGCGTGCGCTGGCCGCGGCCGTGGCGGTGGCCGCTGCTTCGGCGGTCGCCGTCGTCCCTGCGCAAGCCGCCTCGTTCAACCTGGAGGGTTGGGCGACCCAGGGCGGTGGCACCACCGGTGGCGGCAGCGCCACCCCGGTGACCGTCTCCACCGCCTCGGCGTTCGTCTCGGCGGTCGGCTCGTCGAGCGCGGCCGTGATCCGCGTGTCCGGCACCATCACCCTGTCCAGCATGACGAGGGTGACGTCCAACAAGACCATCATCGGCGTCGGCTCGACGGCCACCATCACCGGCCAGGGCCTGAACATCTCCAACGCGTCGAACGTGATCGTCCGCAACCTGAACTTCCGCAACTGGGGCGACGACGCGATCAACGTCCAGTACTCGACCCGGGTCTGGGTGGACCACAACAGCTTCTCCAGCGGGTACGACGGCGCGGTCGACGTGAAGCGCGCGTCGGACTACGTGACCGTGTCGTGGAACAAGTTCTCCAGCCACAACAAGACCATGCTGCTCGGCCACGACGACGGCAATGGTGGAGAGGACCGGGGCAAGCTCCGCGTCAGCTACCACCACAACTGGTTCAACGGCACGCAGCAACGCCACCCGCGCGTGCGGTTCGGCAACCCCGTGCACGTGTACAACAACTACTACGGCGGGGTGACGGACTACGGCGTGGCGTCCACGATGGAGGCCGGGGTGCTCGTGGAGGGCAACTACTTCGAGAACACCAGGGACCCGTTCCACCGCGGCGAGGGCGACTCACCGGCGGCGAACCTGGTGGCCCGGAACAACTACTTCGTGGCGTCCGGGTCGGGTGACCAGGGCGGGACCGTGAAGACGATCCCGTACGGGTACTCGCTGGACCCGGCGAGCAACGTGAAGTCGATCGTGACCGGCGGGGCGGGGACGGGCAAGATCTCCTCCTGA
- a CDS encoding enolase C-terminal domain-like protein, with product MSIERVEVVVFTTTAWTAVDSGGHRHPSAEHEVREAVLEITDSDGVVGRVGVHPDQLRPAVLESYVRPVLVGADPWDRERLWRLMARRQRGSHGRFTDRALGSVDTALWDLVGKRAELPVWKLLGGARSSVPAYASTMCGDSTPGGLSTPADYASFAKELVDRGYRAIKLHTWMPPVPGAPSVQADIEACAAVRDAVGPGVALMLDANHWYSRTEALELGKALEELDFYWFEEPMEEASMSSYRWLADQLLIPVIGPEVAWGKHMSRAEWVGSGACDILRAGPTDVGGITPTIKAVHLAEAFNVDCEIHGDGSASLAVLGGTDAGRWYERGLLHPHHDFDRVPPHRLAAVDPLDNAGNVTLPTSPGLGDAWDVEHIRSHTVERW from the coding sequence GTGAGCATCGAGCGGGTCGAGGTGGTCGTGTTCACCACGACCGCGTGGACGGCGGTGGACTCCGGCGGGCACCGGCACCCCAGCGCCGAGCACGAGGTGCGCGAGGCGGTGCTGGAGATCACCGACTCGGACGGGGTGGTGGGGCGTGTGGGCGTGCACCCCGACCAGTTGCGGCCCGCGGTGTTGGAGTCCTACGTCCGGCCGGTGCTGGTGGGGGCCGATCCGTGGGACCGGGAACGGTTGTGGCGTTTGATGGCTCGACGTCAGCGCGGGTCGCACGGCCGGTTCACGGACCGCGCTCTGGGTTCCGTGGACACCGCGTTGTGGGACCTGGTGGGGAAACGTGCCGAGTTGCCGGTGTGGAAGCTGTTGGGCGGGGCTCGGTCTTCGGTGCCGGCTTATGCCAGCACGATGTGCGGGGACTCGACTCCGGGTGGTCTGAGCACTCCGGCCGATTACGCTTCGTTCGCCAAGGAGTTGGTGGATCGTGGCTATCGGGCGATCAAGCTGCACACGTGGATGCCGCCCGTGCCCGGTGCGCCCAGCGTGCAGGCGGACATCGAGGCGTGTGCGGCGGTGCGGGACGCTGTCGGTCCCGGCGTCGCTTTGATGCTGGACGCCAACCACTGGTACTCGCGCACCGAGGCGTTGGAGCTCGGGAAAGCGTTGGAGGAGTTGGACTTCTACTGGTTCGAGGAGCCGATGGAGGAGGCGTCGATGTCCTCCTACCGGTGGCTGGCCGACCAGTTGCTGATCCCGGTGATCGGGCCGGAAGTGGCGTGGGGCAAGCACATGAGCCGGGCGGAGTGGGTCGGGTCCGGCGCGTGCGACATCCTGCGCGCCGGACCGACCGACGTCGGCGGGATCACGCCCACGATCAAGGCCGTGCACCTGGCGGAGGCGTTCAACGTCGACTGCGAGATCCACGGCGACGGCAGCGCGTCGCTGGCCGTGCTGGGCGGCACCGACGCCGGCCGCTGGTACGAACGCGGCCTCCTGCACCCGCACCACGACTTCGACCGCGTGCCGCCCCACCGGCTCGCGGCCGTGGACCCGCTCGACAACGCCGGGAACGTCACCCTGCCGACGTCGCCCGGCCTCGGGGATGCCTGGGACGTCGAGCACATCCGTTCCCACACCGTGGAGAGGTGGTGA
- a CDS encoding ABC transporter substrate-binding protein, with product MRALLVVLALVLSACSSSGDGGKTTIVFWDNNGGPGRTPIYEELIKRFEAANPDIHVEYVGIPSSSVQQKYDTAIAGGSTPDVGGVTTSYLAHLVGQEALAPLDERIDGSSLKGKLLPSLVETVRQTAPDGKLYSVPSSGNLDVIWYRTDWFTQAGITPPKTWDELVAAAEKLTDPGANKYGFTIRGGAGSVFQLLTEAYSYSGVTEFFSGGKSTVGDARNAELVGKVAGLYRKATPEADVNNSYTQMVAQFTGGSVAMMHHNLGSYGDVTKALGDRVAALPLPVGPSGKRTVVPNPTDGFAVFKNSENPDAAWKFVEFLTSKESNSYWNEKVGQIPANTDVRDAAWIASNQPVKMALGVLEDPATVTVPAPVYLPQYSSITKADSEPQYQKVLLGQLAPQAFLDEMASKLTAAQKEWEERK from the coding sequence ATGCGGGCTCTGCTGGTCGTGCTGGCCCTGGTGCTGTCGGCCTGTTCTTCGAGCGGCGACGGCGGCAAGACCACGATCGTCTTCTGGGACAACAACGGCGGCCCCGGGCGGACGCCGATCTACGAGGAGCTGATCAAGCGGTTCGAGGCGGCGAACCCGGACATCCACGTCGAGTACGTCGGCATCCCGAGCTCGTCGGTGCAGCAGAAGTACGACACGGCCATCGCGGGCGGCTCGACGCCGGACGTCGGCGGCGTGACCACGTCGTACCTGGCGCACCTGGTCGGGCAGGAAGCGCTGGCACCGCTGGACGAGCGGATCGACGGCAGCTCGTTGAAGGGCAAGCTGCTGCCGTCGCTGGTGGAGACCGTGCGGCAGACCGCGCCGGACGGCAAGCTGTACTCGGTGCCGTCGTCGGGCAACCTCGACGTCATCTGGTACCGCACGGACTGGTTCACGCAGGCCGGGATCACACCGCCGAAGACGTGGGACGAGCTGGTGGCGGCGGCGGAGAAGCTGACCGACCCGGGCGCGAACAAGTACGGCTTCACCATCCGCGGCGGCGCGGGGTCGGTGTTCCAGCTGTTGACCGAGGCGTACTCGTACTCCGGGGTGACGGAGTTCTTCAGCGGCGGGAAGTCCACGGTCGGCGACGCGCGCAACGCCGAGCTGGTCGGCAAGGTCGCCGGGCTGTACCGCAAGGCCACGCCCGAGGCGGACGTCAACAACAGCTACACGCAGATGGTCGCCCAGTTCACCGGCGGGTCGGTCGCGATGATGCACCACAACCTGGGGTCCTACGGCGACGTCACCAAGGCGCTGGGCGACCGGGTCGCGGCGCTGCCGCTACCGGTGGGGCCGTCGGGCAAGCGGACCGTCGTGCCCAACCCGACCGACGGGTTCGCGGTGTTCAAGAACAGCGAGAACCCCGACGCCGCCTGGAAGTTCGTCGAGTTCCTGACGTCGAAGGAGTCGAACTCGTACTGGAACGAGAAGGTCGGGCAGATCCCCGCGAACACCGACGTGCGCGACGCCGCGTGGATCGCGTCCAACCAGCCGGTGAAGATGGCACTGGGGGTGCTGGAGGACCCGGCGACGGTGACCGTGCCGGCTCCCGTGTACCTGCCGCAGTACTCGTCGATCACCAAGGCCGACAGCGAGCCGCAGTACCAGAAGGTGCTGCTGGGACAGCTCGCGCCGCAGGCGTTCCTGGACGAGATGGCGTCGAAGCTGACCGCCGCCCAGAAGGAGTGGGAGGAGCGGAAGTGA
- a CDS encoding carbohydrate ABC transporter permease translates to MSRVLRLHVPLALYLLFTLVPFYWMLVFALRPTGSTALVPWPITFEHFDTVWNGIGFGTFFYNSMVIALGVLVFVSILSLMGGYALARFKFRGQRLFLVALLCTQFIPGAMMLIPLFVIFREAGLLNSLTGLIVADVAFQLPLALILMSGFVRNIPVELEEAAMVDGCTRLRAFFAVMLPQLKPALVAVGSFAFIGAWNNFLFALMFASRQDKFTLPVGLSYALGEFNTDFGALAAGGVVAAVPVVLVFAVVQRFLVQGLSAGAVKG, encoded by the coding sequence ATGAGCCGGGTGTTGCGGCTGCACGTGCCGCTGGCGCTGTACCTGCTGTTCACGCTCGTGCCGTTCTACTGGATGCTGGTTTTCGCGTTGCGCCCCACGGGGTCCACCGCGCTGGTGCCGTGGCCGATCACCTTCGAGCACTTCGACACCGTGTGGAACGGCATCGGGTTCGGCACCTTCTTCTACAACAGCATGGTCATCGCACTGGGTGTGCTGGTGTTCGTGTCGATCCTGTCGCTGATGGGCGGCTACGCGTTGGCACGCTTCAAGTTCCGCGGGCAACGGCTGTTCCTGGTGGCGTTGTTGTGCACGCAGTTCATCCCGGGCGCGATGATGCTGATCCCGCTGTTCGTGATCTTCCGCGAAGCCGGGCTGCTCAACAGCCTCACCGGCCTGATCGTGGCGGACGTGGCCTTCCAGCTGCCGTTGGCGCTGATCCTGATGAGCGGGTTCGTGCGCAACATCCCGGTGGAGCTGGAGGAAGCCGCGATGGTGGACGGCTGCACGCGGCTGCGGGCGTTCTTCGCGGTGATGCTGCCCCAGCTGAAGCCGGCGCTGGTGGCGGTCGGGTCGTTCGCGTTCATCGGGGCGTGGAACAACTTCCTGTTCGCGCTGATGTTCGCGTCGAGGCAGGACAAGTTCACGCTGCCGGTCGGGTTGAGCTACGCGCTGGGGGAGTTCAACACCGACTTCGGCGCGCTGGCCGCGGGTGGCGTGGTCGCGGCCGTGCCGGTGGTGCTGGTGTTCGCCGTCGTGCAGCGGTTCCTGGTGCAGGGCCTGAGCGCCGGGGCGGTCAAGGGATGA
- a CDS encoding carbohydrate ABC transporter permease, which produces MRTKRWAPYALIAPTLVLMAVFLVYPIGSVVYYSLQRYNVTQPWKNGFVGLENFRSMFTEDPLFWQSLAFSAKWVVVEVGLQLLLGLVLALIVNETFLGRGMARAMVFSPWAVSGVLTTGIWILLYNPSTGIFQELARWGIGDPGTSVLGDPATVFPATVVTELWRGVPFFAILLLADLQSIPNDLYEAAAVDGAGRWRRFISVTLPHLKDAIILSTLLRAVWEFNNVDLIYTLTGGGPANQTTTLPLYVARKAVDSHDFGYGSALTVAGFVVLLFFSILYLRLSKFGSRA; this is translated from the coding sequence GTGAGGACGAAGAGGTGGGCGCCTTACGCGCTGATCGCGCCGACGCTGGTGCTGATGGCGGTGTTCCTGGTCTACCCCATCGGCAGCGTCGTGTACTACAGCCTCCAGCGCTACAACGTCACCCAGCCCTGGAAGAACGGGTTCGTCGGGCTGGAGAACTTCCGCTCCATGTTCACCGAGGACCCGCTGTTCTGGCAGAGCCTCGCGTTCAGCGCCAAGTGGGTCGTGGTGGAGGTCGGCCTCCAGCTCCTGCTCGGCCTGGTGCTGGCGCTGATCGTGAACGAGACCTTCCTCGGACGCGGGATGGCACGGGCGATGGTGTTCTCGCCGTGGGCGGTGTCCGGCGTGCTCACCACGGGCATCTGGATCCTGCTCTACAACCCGTCCACCGGCATCTTCCAGGAGCTGGCGCGGTGGGGGATCGGGGACCCGGGCACATCGGTGCTCGGCGACCCCGCCACCGTCTTCCCCGCCACGGTGGTCACCGAGCTGTGGCGGGGGGTGCCGTTCTTCGCGATCCTGCTGCTGGCCGACCTCCAGTCGATCCCCAACGACCTGTACGAGGCGGCGGCGGTGGACGGCGCGGGCCGGTGGCGGCGGTTCATCAGCGTCACGCTGCCGCACCTCAAGGACGCGATCATCCTGTCCACGCTGCTGCGGGCGGTGTGGGAGTTCAACAACGTGGACCTGATCTACACGCTCACCGGTGGTGGTCCGGCCAACCAGACCACCACCCTTCCCCTCTACGTGGCGCGGAAAGCCGTCGACTCGCACGACTTCGGGTACGGCTCGGCGCTGACCGTCGCCGGGTTCGTGGTCCTGCTGTTCTTCTCGATCCTGTACCTGCGGTTGTCGAAGTTCGGGAGTCGCGCATGA
- a CDS encoding pectate lyase family protein: protein MEDARAASARNQAAAITLKVGDDTTIVGDGPGAGITGGSLHVQSARNVIIRNLTFRDVRDCFPQWDPTDGATGNWNSSYDSVSLSGATNVWVDHSTFTDQPKPAETVYFGRPFEQHDGLLDITNGSDLVTVSYNRFEDHGKTMLIGSSNSSTTDPGKLRVSVHHNVFRNVEERAPRVRFGQVHVYDNLYEAGPTYIYAWGVGVQSKIVAENNYIKGVPAENVIRHWGGTAITARGNLVDGREVDVVAAFNAAHPDTPLAGDAGWTPTLTRGLEPAHKVKHLRAGAQRGPAR, encoded by the coding sequence TTGGAGGACGCCCGTGCCGCCTCCGCCCGCAACCAAGCGGCGGCCATCACCCTGAAGGTCGGCGACGACACCACGATCGTCGGCGACGGCCCCGGCGCGGGCATCACGGGCGGAAGTCTGCACGTGCAGTCTGCACGTAACGTCATCATCCGCAATCTTACCTTCCGAGATGTCCGTGACTGTTTTCCGCAGTGGGACCCCACGGACGGCGCCACGGGCAACTGGAACTCGTCCTACGACTCCGTCTCGCTCAGCGGCGCCACGAACGTGTGGGTGGACCACTCCACCTTCACCGACCAGCCGAAACCCGCCGAAACCGTCTACTTCGGACGCCCGTTCGAGCAGCACGACGGCTTGCTGGACATCACCAACGGCTCCGACCTGGTCACGGTCTCCTACAACCGGTTCGAGGACCACGGCAAGACCATGCTGATCGGCTCCTCGAACTCCTCCACCACCGACCCCGGCAAGCTCCGCGTCTCGGTGCACCACAACGTCTTCCGCAACGTCGAGGAACGCGCCCCGCGCGTCCGGTTCGGCCAGGTGCACGTCTACGACAACCTGTACGAAGCCGGCCCCACCTACATCTACGCGTGGGGCGTGGGCGTGCAGTCCAAGATCGTCGCGGAGAACAACTACATCAAGGGCGTGCCCGCCGAGAACGTGATCCGCCACTGGGGCGGCACCGCGATCACCGCGCGCGGCAACCTGGTCGACGGTCGGGAGGTCGACGTCGTCGCCGCCTTCAACGCCGCGCACCCGGACACGCCGCTGGCCGGCGACGCGGGTTGGACGCCGACGCTGACCCGTGGCCTGGAGCCCGCGCACAAGGTCAAGCACCTGCGGGCGGGCGCCCAGCGAGGACCGGCCCGGTGA